Proteins encoded in a region of the Triticum dicoccoides isolate Atlit2015 ecotype Zavitan chromosome 3A, WEW_v2.0, whole genome shotgun sequence genome:
- the LOC119270949 gene encoding E3 ubiquitin-protein ligase SINA-like 10 → MKEGESRGKRASAEEVKSESEKGEVTMQDEGKAGDALVAPESMAPTQIDVRMDVTLLHCQGCLLPLKPPVFKCDAVGHVVCYYCRTGHRAVCSRTNTHCGQLDKVVGAAKVPCPYKAFGCERYVVFHEAADHQRMCQCAPCTCPESACAFVGSRAMLANHFAADHQRPAVTVRHGRSWCLNFSLSHGWHLLVGEEDSGVFLVSLRPLGPGTAVSLVCVRPDGEAETGPRFWCKLSIERRGGDKDYDLVLMTSPVISNALSTSAPALGQGMFLVVPQELLSGDTLTLSVRIDLIPPAAVATKSTTTPQARAPRRMQ, encoded by the exons ATGAAGGAAGGGGAGAGTCGTGGCAAGAGGGCGAGTGCCGAGGAGGTGAAGTCGGAGTCAGAGAAAGGGGAGGTGACGATGCAAGACGAAGGCAAAGCAGGGGACGCGTTGGTGGCGCCGGAATCCATGGCACCGACGCAAATCGACGTGAGGATGGACGTGACACTCCTCCACTGCCAGGGCTGCCTCCTCCCCCTCAAGCCCCCGGTGTTCAAG TGCGATGCCGTAGGGCACGTAGTGTGCTACTACTGCCGCACCGGGCACCGCGCCGTCTGCAGCCGTACCAACACCCACTGCGGCCAGCTGGACAAGGTGGTCGGCGCCGCCAAGGTGCCGTGCCCCTACAAGGCGTTCGGCTGCGAGCGCTACGTGGTGTTCCACGAGGCCGCGGACCACCAGCGCATGTGCCAGTGCGCGCCCTGCACCTGCCCGGAGTCCGCATGCGCCTTCGTGGGCTCCCGCGCAATGCTGGCCAACCACTTCGCCGCCGATCACCAGCGCCCCGCCGTCACGGTCCGCCATGGCCGGTCTTGGTGCCTGAACTTCTCCCTGTCGCACGGCTGGCACCTGCTCGTCGGGGAGGAGGACAGCGGCGTGTTCCTCGTCTCCCTCCGTCCGCTCGGTCCGGGCACTGCCGTGTCACTGGTGTGCGTCAGGCCGGACGGCGAGGCTGAGACGGGGCCCCGGTTCTGGTGCAAGCTCTCCATTGAGCGCCGTGGCGGCGACAAGGACTACGACCTAGTCCTCATGACCTCGCCGGTGATCAGCAACGCGCTATCCACGAGCGCACCGGCGTTGGGCCAGGGGATGTTCTTGGTGGTGCCCCAGGAGCTGCTCTCCGGCGACACGCTCACCCTCAGCGTCCGGATCGATCTGATCCCACCTGCCGCCGTCGCTACCAAGTCAACTACTACACCGCAGGCCAGGGCGCCCAGGAGGATGCAGTGA